One Chiloscyllium plagiosum isolate BGI_BamShark_2017 chromosome 14, ASM401019v2, whole genome shotgun sequence genomic region harbors:
- the LOC122556917 gene encoding permeability factor 2-like: MVSKVLLCVLSVTVLCLAFAQAQHHQLSQSRCSCIQTINQLHSSMKISNVKISLKQNFCENVEIIVTLQNGRRKCLNPESEIGKNIINFMESMRKTTKKN; encoded by the exons ATGGTCAGCAAAGTGTTACTCTGTGTGTTATCAGTCACTGTTCTATGTCTGGCATTTGCACAAG ctcAACATCATCAGCTCAGCCAGAGTCGTTGTAGCTGCATCCAGACAATAAACCAATTACACTCTTCAATGAAAATCAGCAATGttaaaatctcattgaaacagaacTTTTGTGAAAATGTGGAAATCAT TGTCACCTTGCAGAATGGTAGAAGAAAGTGCTTGAACCCTGAGTCTGAAATTGGAAAGAATATTATTAATTTTATGGAAAG CATGAGGAAAACTACAAAAAAGAACTGA